The following proteins are encoded in a genomic region of Necator americanus strain Aroian chromosome II, whole genome shotgun sequence:
- a CDS encoding hypothetical protein (NECATOR_CHRII.G7271.T1), translated as MKLEKGRQMIGNCTKKQVKIGRRFVFNFATAACGNCQESAAHLALPNGNIRENVRWWLLFTSRQRRSNKKESPDSGGKLDKVAPRRTGAAEDLVMYAGKPPSDCPTPAMQATERRT; from the exons ATGAAACTCGAGAAGGGTCGCCAGATGATCGGTAATTGCACGAAAAAGCAAGTAAAAATTGGGAGAagattcgtgttcaacttcgcCACCGCTGCGTGTGGGAATTGCCAGGAATCTGCTGCACATCTGGCTCTTCCTAATGGCAACATTCGAGAGAATGTTCGATGGTGGCTTCTTTTCACCAGTAGACAGA GACGGAGTAATAAGAAGGAGTCTCCTGACTCTGGAGGAAAACTTGATAAGGTAGCGCCAAGAAGGACAGG CGCCGCTGAAGACTTGGTGATGTACGCCGGAAAGCCACCATCGGACTGTCCGACACCGGCGATGCAAGCTACTGAACGACGTACATGA